The Lysobacter sp. HDW10 genome window below encodes:
- the folD gene encoding bifunctional methylenetetrahydrofolate dehydrogenase/methenyltetrahydrofolate cyclohydrolase FolD, producing the protein MAQARILDGKRIADDLLNGLKSQVDARVAAGKRRPGLAVVLVGGDPASQSYVRNKRRAAEKVGIQAFDHDLPEGTTEEDLLALIDRLNADPNVHGILVQLPLPGIPEASRLIERIRPDKDVDGFHPTNVGHLVLRQFGLRPCTPRGITTLLAYTDRPVRGANATIVGVSNHVGRPMALELLIAGCTVTSCHKFTPPEVLEAAVRNADILVVAVGRPGLVPGEWVKPGAVVIDVGINRIDDGRLVGDVGFDAALAHAGWITPVPGGVGPMTVATLMQNTLEAAVLQEGDHSA; encoded by the coding sequence ATGGCACAAGCACGCATCCTCGACGGCAAACGCATTGCAGACGATCTGTTGAATGGGTTGAAGTCGCAAGTCGATGCGCGTGTCGCTGCCGGCAAACGTCGTCCCGGATTGGCCGTTGTGCTGGTCGGCGGAGATCCCGCGTCACAAAGCTATGTACGCAACAAACGCCGCGCGGCTGAAAAAGTGGGCATCCAAGCCTTCGACCACGACTTGCCGGAAGGCACGACCGAGGAAGACCTGTTGGCCCTGATTGATCGCTTGAATGCCGATCCGAACGTGCACGGCATCTTGGTTCAGTTGCCACTCCCCGGAATTCCCGAGGCCAGCCGGTTGATCGAACGCATCCGGCCTGACAAAGACGTTGATGGTTTCCATCCCACCAATGTGGGTCATTTGGTGCTGCGCCAGTTCGGCCTGCGCCCGTGCACACCGCGCGGGATTACCACGTTGCTGGCGTATACCGATCGACCGGTGCGCGGCGCGAACGCAACGATTGTCGGCGTCTCCAACCATGTGGGCCGCCCGATGGCCTTGGAGCTGTTGATCGCCGGCTGCACGGTCACAAGTTGCCATAAGTTCACACCGCCGGAAGTGCTCGAAGCCGCTGTTCGCAACGCGGACATTCTCGTCGTGGCGGTCGGTCGCCCGGGCCTCGTGCCGGGCGAATGGGTCAAGCCAGGTGCCGTGGTGATTGACGTAGGCATTAACCGCATTGACGACGGCCGCTTGGTCGGCGACGTGGGCTTTGACGCCGCATTAGCGCATGCTGGCTGGATCACGCCGGTGCCGGGCGGGGTGGGGCCGATGACCGTGGCGACCTTGATGCAAAACACCCTCGAGGCCGCTGTGCTGCAGGAAGGCGACCATAGCGCGTAA
- the floR gene encoding chloramphenicol/florfenicol efflux MFS transporter FloR gives MTTTRPAWAYTLPAALLLMAPFDILASLAMDIYLPVVPAMPGVLNTTPSIIQLTLSLYMVMLGVGQVIFGPLSDRVGRRPILLVGATAFVAASLGAACSSTALAFVAFRLVQAVGASAMLVATFATVRDVYANRPEGAVIYGLFSSMLAFVPALGPIAGALIGEFWGWQAIFITLAALASLALLNASFRWHETRPLDQARTQRSVLPIFASPAFWVYTVGFSAGMGTFFVFFSTAPRVLIGQAGYSEIGFSLAFATVALVMVTTTRFAKSFVAKWGIAGCVARGMALLVSGAILLGIGQLFGSPSFFSFILPMWVVAVGIVFTVSVTANGALAQFDDIAGSAVAFYFCIQSLIVSIVGTLAVTLVNGDTAWPVICYATAMAVLVSLGLALLRSRDAATEKSPVV, from the coding sequence ATGACCACCACACGCCCCGCGTGGGCCTATACGCTGCCGGCAGCCTTGCTGCTTATGGCTCCCTTCGACATCCTCGCCTCGCTGGCGATGGATATTTATCTTCCAGTCGTTCCGGCGATGCCGGGCGTCCTGAACACGACTCCATCCATAATCCAACTCACGTTGAGCCTCTACATGGTGATGCTCGGTGTGGGCCAAGTGATCTTTGGGCCACTCTCCGATCGCGTCGGGCGACGGCCGATCCTGCTTGTAGGCGCAACGGCTTTCGTTGCTGCGTCTCTGGGAGCGGCTTGTTCTTCAACTGCATTAGCCTTTGTTGCGTTTCGTCTGGTTCAGGCTGTTGGAGCATCGGCCATGCTGGTGGCCACCTTCGCGACCGTGCGCGACGTATATGCCAATCGTCCCGAAGGTGCCGTCATCTACGGCCTTTTCAGTTCGATGCTGGCGTTCGTGCCTGCGCTCGGCCCTATAGCCGGTGCGCTGATCGGCGAGTTTTGGGGATGGCAGGCGATCTTCATCACACTGGCTGCACTGGCTTCGCTCGCACTCTTAAACGCCAGTTTCAGGTGGCATGAAACCCGACCGTTGGATCAGGCCAGAACGCAACGATCTGTTTTGCCGATCTTCGCGAGTCCGGCCTTTTGGGTTTACACGGTCGGATTTAGTGCCGGCATGGGCACATTCTTCGTTTTCTTCTCGACAGCCCCCCGTGTTCTCATAGGCCAAGCCGGCTATTCCGAGATCGGATTTAGCTTGGCCTTCGCGACTGTCGCGCTGGTCATGGTCACGACAACCCGCTTCGCAAAGTCCTTCGTTGCCAAATGGGGTATCGCGGGATGCGTAGCGCGCGGGATGGCGTTGCTCGTTTCCGGCGCGATCCTGTTGGGGATCGGCCAACTTTTCGGATCGCCGTCATTTTTCAGCTTCATCCTGCCGATGTGGGTTGTCGCGGTCGGCATTGTCTTCACGGTGTCCGTTACCGCCAACGGCGCACTTGCGCAGTTCGACGACATCGCTGGATCAGCGGTTGCGTTCTACTTCTGCATCCAAAGCCTGATAGTCAGTATCGTCGGGACATTGGCGGTGACGCTGGTAAACGGCGATACAGCGTGGCCCGTGATTTGTTACGCCACGGCAATGGCAGTGCTGGTGTCGTTGGGGCTGGCGCTCCTTCGATCCCGTGATGCTGCCACCGAGAAGTCGCCAGTCGTCTAG
- a CDS encoding IS91 family transposase yields the protein MPQVAARMASRDENTGRYQRHRPEQTLLYRIVEEYYPTFAAHLAAQGRELPGYVQREFDDYLKCGRLEHGFLRVRCESCHAEHLVAFSCKRRGFCPSCGARRMAESAALLVDEVLPVQPMRQWVLSFPFQLRFLFASRPEVMGRVLGIVYRVIATHLVKKAGYTHQAAKTGAVTLIQRFGSALNLNIHFHMLFLDGVYVERPNGTARFLWVRAPTSAELTQLAHTIAHRVGRYLERQGLLERDAENSYLALDAVDEDAMTPLLGHSITYRIAVGPQAGRKVFTLQTLPACDPEDQFGDMPGKVAGFSLHAGVAAKAHERSKLERLCHYISRPAVSEKRLSLTKNGNVRYQLKTPYRDGTTHVIFEPLDFIARLSALVPKPRVNLTRFHGVFAPNSKHRALVTPAMRGKGSKKVKVSDEPPTPAGRRASMKWAQRLKRVFQIDIETCSECGGAMKVIACIEDPVVIKQILDHLKQKAETNESSPLPESRAPPAGLSPGLFT from the coding sequence ATGCCCCAAGTGGCGGCCAGGATGGCCAGCCGGGACGAGAACACTGGTCGTTACCAGCGTCACCGGCCCGAGCAAACCCTGCTCTATCGGATCGTCGAAGAATACTACCCGACGTTCGCTGCCCATTTGGCGGCGCAGGGCAGGGAACTGCCCGGCTATGTGCAACGCGAGTTTGACGACTACCTCAAATGCGGCCGTCTCGAACACGGCTTTCTGCGGGTGCGTTGTGAGTCGTGTCACGCTGAGCACCTGGTTGCGTTCAGCTGCAAACGTCGGGGCTTCTGTCCTAGTTGTGGCGCACGGCGTATGGCCGAAAGCGCCGCGCTACTGGTCGATGAGGTTCTGCCCGTACAGCCCATGCGCCAATGGGTACTCAGCTTTCCCTTTCAATTGCGCTTTCTGTTCGCCAGCCGGCCGGAGGTCATGGGCCGGGTGTTGGGCATCGTTTACCGCGTCATCGCCACGCATCTGGTCAAGAAAGCGGGCTATACCCACCAAGCGGCCAAGACCGGTGCCGTCACCCTGATCCAGCGCTTCGGCAGTGCACTGAACCTCAACATTCACTTTCACATGCTGTTCCTCGATGGCGTGTACGTTGAGCGTCCCAATGGAACAGCCCGGTTCCTCTGGGTCAGGGCGCCGACCAGCGCCGAACTCACCCAACTGGCGCACACCATCGCCCATCGGGTCGGCCGCTATTTGGAGCGGCAAGGCCTACTGGAGCGGGATGCTGAAAACAGTTACCTGGCCTTGGATGCGGTGGATGAAGATGCGATGACTCCACTGCTGGGGCATTCCATCACGTATCGCATCGCCGTGGGGCCACAGGCAGGGCGCAAGGTGTTCACCCTGCAGACACTGCCCGCCTGCGACCCGGAAGATCAGTTTGGTGACATGCCCGGTAAGGTTGCCGGTTTCTCGCTACATGCCGGCGTAGCGGCCAAGGCCCATGAGCGCAGCAAACTCGAACGGCTGTGCCACTACATCAGCCGCCCGGCGGTGTCTGAGAAACGGCTGTCGCTCACGAAGAATGGCAACGTGCGCTACCAGCTTAAGACGCCGTACCGGGACGGCACCACGCATGTGATCTTTGAGCCGCTGGACTTCATCGCAAGACTGTCGGCGTTGGTGCCGAAGCCACGTGTGAACCTTACCCGGTTTCATGGGGTGTTTGCGCCCAACAGCAAGCACCGCGCCCTGGTTACACCTGCCATGAGGGGCAAGGGGAGCAAAAAGGTCAAGGTATCGGATGAGCCGCCAACACCCGCTGGGCGGCGAGCGTCGATGAAATGGGCACAGCGGCTCAAGCGTGTATTCCAAATCGACATCGAGACTTGCAGCGAATGCGGCGGTGCCATGAAGGTGATTGCCTGTATTGAAGATCCGGTAGTGATCAAGCAGATCCTCGACCATCTGAAGCAAAAAGCCGAAACCAACGAGTCCAGCCCGTTGCCCGAGAGCCGGGCACCACCGGCTGGCCTGTCGCCGGGTCTGTTTACCTGA
- the bamB gene encoding outer membrane protein assembly factor BamB, producing MTVRSTLFKTSLLVAGMATLVGCSSFKNLFGSSSARADKKAAKPAELVKFTATANFSKVWSVSAGKGDDSAGLVQSPAVADGHVYAAAVSGGVRAYDLATGKQLWAYDSKARISGGPGAGQGLVVVGGLDGEVIALDAATGAEKWTAKVINEVITAPAIGNGVVVVRSNDGRLTAFDMNTGEKHWTWSAEPVALSVRGNSAPLMGPGAVFTGTDSGKLVAIGAADGGQGWEATVADPDGRNELQRMVDVDGQPVLEGSVLYATSYKGRTVAVDGPSGQIMWAQEHGGAGGVGLGATALVVSDANDVVWALDKATGAPMWSYPELTRRSVSAPAVLGDYAVVGDYDGYLHWFRMSDGHLVNRIRFGSGPIRSQPVVADGMVIVQNSGGEIAAFRAN from the coding sequence ATGACCGTTCGCTCCACCTTGTTTAAGACTTCACTGCTGGTCGCTGGCATGGCAACGCTGGTTGGTTGTAGCTCATTTAAGAACCTGTTTGGTTCGAGCTCAGCCCGCGCTGACAAGAAGGCTGCCAAGCCCGCTGAGCTGGTGAAGTTCACCGCCACGGCCAACTTCTCAAAAGTGTGGTCGGTGAGCGCAGGCAAAGGCGACGATAGTGCAGGTCTCGTACAGTCGCCCGCTGTTGCGGACGGTCACGTGTATGCGGCTGCTGTTTCGGGCGGCGTACGCGCTTATGACCTCGCAACGGGCAAACAGCTGTGGGCCTACGATTCGAAAGCACGCATTTCGGGTGGCCCGGGTGCTGGCCAAGGCTTGGTTGTCGTTGGCGGACTCGATGGCGAAGTCATTGCACTTGATGCAGCGACCGGCGCTGAAAAGTGGACGGCGAAAGTCATCAATGAAGTGATTACCGCGCCCGCCATTGGGAACGGCGTCGTTGTTGTTCGTTCGAACGACGGTCGCTTAACTGCTTTCGATATGAATACGGGCGAGAAACATTGGACGTGGTCGGCTGAGCCGGTTGCGTTGTCGGTGCGCGGTAACAGTGCGCCCTTGATGGGGCCTGGCGCCGTCTTTACCGGGACAGATAGCGGCAAGTTGGTGGCCATTGGTGCCGCTGACGGCGGTCAAGGTTGGGAAGCCACGGTGGCGGACCCCGACGGCCGCAATGAACTTCAACGCATGGTCGATGTCGATGGCCAACCGGTGCTGGAAGGCTCTGTGCTCTACGCCACGAGCTACAAAGGACGCACCGTCGCCGTAGACGGTCCGAGCGGCCAAATCATGTGGGCGCAAGAACATGGTGGTGCAGGCGGCGTCGGTTTGGGTGCAACAGCACTCGTTGTGAGCGATGCCAATGATGTTGTATGGGCGCTCGACAAAGCGACCGGTGCACCCATGTGGTCCTACCCTGAACTTACGCGTCGTAGCGTGTCTGCGCCTGCGGTGTTGGGCGACTACGCTGTGGTCGGTGACTACGACGGCTATCTGCACTGGTTCCGCATGAGCGATGGCCACTTGGTCAATCGCATCCGCTTTGGTAGTGGTCCGATCCGCAGCCAGCCTGTTGTGGCCGATGGCATGGTCATCGTTCAAAACTCGGGCGGTGAGATTGCCGCTTTCCGCGCGAACTAA
- the guaA gene encoding glutamine-hydrolyzing GMP synthase, whose protein sequence is MTNIHNDKILILDFGAQYTQLIARRIREFGVYCEIWAWDHNPEEIAAFGAKGIILSGGPESTTEAGCPTAPQAVFDAGTPILGICYGMQTLAKQLGGDTEAGNQREFGHAELELVAQDSLLSKVATTAALRNVWMSHGDHVSKAPAGFEVTAKTDRLGIAAFANDAKKIYGVQFHPEVTHTAAGEALLRRFVVDICGCETHWTADNIIEDQIARVRDQVGSDEVILGLSGGVDSSVVAALLHRAIGKQLTCVFVDTGLLRYQEGDQVMAMFADEAEKGGMGIKVIRVNAADRYFEKLKGVEDPEAKRKIIGNLFIEIFDEESSKLANAKWLAQGTIYPDVIESAGSKTGKAHVIKSHHNVGGLPEDMKLGLVEPLRELFKDEVRRLGVALGLPREMVYRHPFPGPGLGVRILGEVKRDYAELLARADAIFIDELRKADLYDKTSQAFAVFLPVKSVGVVGDARAYEWVIALRAVETIDFMTAHWAHLPYDFLGRVSNRIINELRGVSRVVYDISGKPPATIEWE, encoded by the coding sequence ATGACCAATATTCATAACGACAAAATCCTCATTCTGGACTTCGGCGCACAGTACACGCAGTTGATTGCGCGTCGCATTCGCGAATTCGGTGTCTATTGTGAAATTTGGGCTTGGGACCACAATCCTGAAGAGATTGCCGCATTCGGCGCCAAAGGCATCATTTTGTCTGGCGGCCCCGAATCAACAACTGAAGCCGGATGCCCCACGGCACCGCAAGCTGTCTTCGATGCCGGCACGCCGATCTTGGGCATTTGCTACGGCATGCAAACGCTCGCAAAGCAATTGGGCGGCGACACTGAAGCTGGCAACCAACGCGAGTTTGGTCACGCAGAGTTGGAGCTTGTTGCGCAAGATAGCTTGCTCTCCAAAGTGGCAACGACGGCTGCGTTACGCAATGTGTGGATGAGCCATGGCGACCATGTTTCAAAGGCGCCCGCCGGATTCGAAGTCACGGCCAAGACGGATCGCTTGGGCATTGCTGCTTTCGCAAACGACGCGAAAAAAATCTACGGCGTGCAGTTCCATCCGGAAGTGACGCATACGGCAGCCGGTGAAGCATTGCTGCGTCGTTTTGTCGTAGATATTTGTGGCTGCGAAACGCATTGGACCGCGGACAACATCATCGAAGATCAAATCGCGCGCGTGCGCGATCAGGTGGGTAGCGATGAAGTCATCCTGGGCCTCTCCGGAGGTGTGGATTCGTCTGTAGTTGCAGCGCTGCTGCACCGCGCCATTGGCAAACAGCTGACCTGCGTGTTCGTAGATACCGGCTTGCTGCGCTATCAAGAAGGCGATCAGGTCATGGCGATGTTTGCCGATGAAGCCGAGAAGGGTGGCATGGGCATCAAAGTCATTCGCGTCAATGCAGCAGATCGCTATTTCGAAAAGCTGAAAGGCGTTGAAGACCCGGAAGCCAAGCGAAAGATTATCGGCAATCTCTTTATTGAAATCTTCGATGAAGAATCTTCGAAGCTTGCAAACGCTAAGTGGTTGGCGCAAGGCACGATCTACCCGGACGTCATCGAATCCGCGGGGAGTAAGACGGGCAAGGCGCACGTCATCAAGAGCCACCACAATGTGGGTGGTTTGCCTGAAGACATGAAGCTCGGTTTGGTTGAGCCGCTGCGCGAATTGTTTAAGGACGAAGTGCGTCGACTCGGCGTTGCTTTGGGTTTGCCGCGCGAGATGGTGTATCGCCACCCGTTCCCGGGTCCGGGCTTGGGTGTTCGTATCTTGGGTGAAGTCAAACGCGACTACGCTGAACTGCTTGCACGTGCCGACGCAATCTTTATTGATGAGTTGCGCAAGGCGGATTTGTACGACAAGACCAGCCAAGCCTTTGCGGTGTTCTTGCCCGTGAAATCAGTGGGCGTTGTCGGTGACGCACGCGCCTATGAGTGGGTCATCGCACTGCGCGCGGTAGAGACGATTGATTTCATGACCGCACATTGGGCGCATTTGCCGTACGACTTCTTAGGTCGGGTGAGCAACCGCATCATCAATGAACTTCGCGGCGTAAGTCGGGTCGTCTACGACATCAGTGGAAAGCCGCCTGCAACGATTGAGTGGGAGTGA
- the moeB gene encoding molybdopterin-synthase adenylyltransferase MoeB yields MTVRSLMPREAFERISQGVRIIDIRGEVEQLSGMAQGATAVPLDTLLTTPAEILGEDVVLLICQKGIRSANAVETLRASGFNVVSVEGGTDAWLAQGLPIEVPNTAADIMGEDAAFLDRYSRQMRLPQVGLEGQIALRKAKIVVVGAGGLGAPVTYYLAAAGVGHITLIDPDVVDRSNLQRQIVHVDADVGALKVDSARSRLLALNPYLSLTTHALALDVTNASTLIEGADVVIDGSDNFAVRHALNAACVEARVPLVYGAVDRFTGQASVFNAGSRGAVPCYRCLFPDAPEGVLNCAEAGVLGVVPGMVGMIQATETLKLLLGLGESLSGVLLQFDALNMQFKRTRIVADPACPTCAVR; encoded by the coding sequence ATGACTGTCCGCTCGCTCATGCCGCGCGAGGCCTTCGAGAGGATCAGTCAAGGCGTTCGCATCATCGACATCCGCGGTGAGGTCGAACAATTGAGCGGCATGGCGCAAGGCGCCACCGCTGTTCCACTAGACACACTCTTAACGACCCCTGCTGAAATCCTTGGCGAAGATGTCGTGCTGCTCATTTGTCAGAAGGGCATTCGCTCTGCAAATGCCGTTGAGACACTTCGCGCAAGTGGATTCAATGTGGTGTCTGTCGAAGGCGGCACTGACGCTTGGCTTGCGCAAGGCTTGCCGATCGAAGTGCCGAACACTGCTGCCGACATCATGGGCGAAGACGCAGCGTTTCTCGATCGCTACTCACGGCAGATGCGATTGCCCCAAGTCGGACTGGAAGGGCAAATTGCCCTTCGCAAGGCAAAGATTGTCGTCGTGGGCGCAGGTGGCTTAGGTGCACCGGTCACCTACTACCTTGCTGCAGCAGGTGTCGGCCACATCACTTTGATCGATCCGGATGTCGTCGATCGCAGTAATTTGCAACGTCAGATCGTGCACGTCGATGCAGACGTCGGTGCATTGAAAGTCGATTCGGCGCGCTCGCGTTTGCTGGCATTGAATCCTTACTTGTCGCTCACGACCCATGCCCTTGCACTCGATGTGACAAATGCGTCGACGCTGATTGAAGGCGCCGATGTGGTGATCGACGGCTCAGATAACTTTGCGGTCCGACACGCCTTGAATGCCGCTTGCGTTGAAGCGCGGGTTCCTTTGGTCTATGGCGCCGTCGATCGCTTCACGGGTCAGGCAAGTGTGTTTAATGCGGGCTCACGCGGGGCGGTGCCATGTTATCGCTGCCTGTTCCCGGATGCGCCCGAAGGCGTCCTTAACTGCGCAGAAGCGGGCGTGCTCGGCGTTGTGCCCGGCATGGTGGGCATGATTCAAGCCACTGAAACGCTAAAGCTCCTGCTTGGGTTGGGCGAAAGCCTGAGCGGCGTGTTGCTGCAATTTGATGCGCTAAACATGCAATTCAAGCGGACGAGAATTGTGGCAGATCCGGCGTGCCCGACCTGCGCCGTACGCTAG
- the der gene encoding ribosome biogenesis GTPase Der: MLPTLALVGRPNVGKSTLFNGLTRTRDALVHDEPGVTRDRNYGVCRLDEERPFVVIDTGGIAGEEEGLAGATAKQSRAAAEEADLICFVVDGREGPTALDDEILRWLRKLARPTLLVVNKVDGIDTDAAVNEFVRFGFKDVIPTAASHRSGIDDLLEVVYPKLPEHGQGEELDDDPERVRIAFIGRPNVGKSTVVNRILGEERMIASDVPGTTRDSISVDLERDGRKYRLIDTAGLRRRSKVDEAVEKFSVVKTLQAIEQCQVAVLMLDATEGVTDQDATVLSAVLDAGRALVIAINKWDGLEKYARDQAETMLSRKLGFVDWAQAVRISALHGSGLRELFRAIHRAHASATREFGTSEVTRAVEAAYTANPPPVIRGHVAKMRFAHAGGSNPPTFIVHGTRLRTLSDSYRRYLENFFRKRFKLVGTPVRFVFRESENPFKDKVNVLSDKQKAKRQRMIRHHKRNDK; this comes from the coding sequence ATGCTGCCGACGTTAGCGCTTGTAGGCCGCCCAAACGTCGGCAAATCCACGCTTTTTAATGGGCTCACGCGCACGCGTGACGCCTTGGTACACGACGAACCCGGTGTTACCCGCGATCGAAACTATGGCGTCTGCCGACTGGATGAAGAGCGTCCGTTTGTCGTCATTGATACCGGTGGTATTGCGGGCGAAGAAGAAGGTTTGGCCGGTGCCACTGCAAAACAATCGCGTGCAGCCGCAGAAGAAGCCGATCTAATTTGTTTTGTGGTCGATGGCCGTGAAGGTCCGACTGCGCTCGACGACGAGATTTTGCGCTGGTTGCGTAAGCTCGCACGTCCGACTTTGCTCGTTGTGAATAAAGTCGACGGCATTGATACCGACGCTGCGGTCAATGAATTCGTGCGTTTCGGTTTTAAAGATGTCATTCCGACTGCGGCGTCGCATCGCTCGGGTATTGATGACTTGCTTGAAGTCGTCTATCCGAAGTTGCCCGAACATGGACAAGGCGAAGAACTCGACGACGATCCGGAACGCGTTCGAATTGCTTTTATTGGGCGTCCGAATGTCGGCAAATCGACTGTCGTGAATCGCATCTTGGGCGAGGAGCGCATGATCGCTTCCGACGTACCCGGCACGACGCGTGACTCGATCTCTGTCGACCTCGAACGCGATGGTCGCAAGTATCGTTTGATCGACACCGCAGGCTTGCGCCGTCGTTCGAAAGTGGATGAGGCGGTCGAAAAGTTTTCAGTGGTGAAAACACTGCAAGCCATCGAACAATGCCAAGTCGCTGTATTGATGTTGGATGCCACTGAAGGTGTGACTGACCAAGATGCGACAGTGTTGTCTGCAGTCTTAGACGCCGGTCGCGCCTTGGTGATTGCAATCAACAAATGGGACGGGCTTGAAAAATACGCCCGTGACCAAGCGGAAACCATGCTGTCAAGAAAGCTGGGCTTTGTGGATTGGGCACAAGCTGTTCGAATCTCAGCCTTGCATGGTTCGGGTTTGCGCGAATTGTTCCGTGCGATCCATCGTGCACACGCCTCGGCAACACGCGAGTTCGGAACCAGTGAAGTCACGCGCGCCGTAGAAGCGGCGTACACCGCCAATCCACCGCCGGTGATTCGTGGCCACGTAGCAAAGATGCGTTTCGCGCACGCGGGCGGTAGCAACCCGCCAACCTTCATTGTGCACGGCACGCGTTTGCGGACTTTGTCTGATTCATATCGCCGCTATTTGGAAAACTTCTTCCGCAAGCGTTTCAAATTGGTCGGAACCCCCGTCCGATTTGTGTTCCGCGAGAGCGAGAACCCGTTCAAAGACAAGGTCAATGTGCTGAGCGACAAGCAGAAAGCAAAACGTCAGCGCATGATTCGACACCACAAGCGCAACGACAAATAA
- the guaB gene encoding IMP dehydrogenase has protein sequence MLRILAEALTYDDVSLVPAHSIVLPKDVNTSTRLTKSLKLNIPIVSAAMDTVTDARLAIAMAQLGGIGILHKNMSWEEQAKAVERVKNFEAGVIREPLTVTPETTIGQVINLTRARNISGVPVVDGDGHLVGIVTGRDMRFEKKLDDPVYNIMTRKEKLVTVQEGASDEEVLDLLHRHRIEKVLVVNDEFALRGLITVKDIQKKRDNPYAAYDSTGQLLVGAAVGVGGDTEQRIEALVDADVDVIIVDTAHGHSQGVVDRVAWAKKHYPSLQVIGGNIVTGDAALALMDAGADAVKVGVGPGSICTTRVVAGVGVPQITAISMVADALQDRIPLIADGGIRYSGDIGKALVAGASTIMIGGLFAGTEESPGESELFQGRSYKSYRGMGSLGAMEKGSKDRYFQDSSDADKLVPEGIEGRVPYRGPLSAVVHQLVGGLRATMGYVGCASIQDMRTKPQFVKVTGAGQRESHVHDVQITKEPPNYRAG, from the coding sequence ATGCTCCGCATCTTGGCAGAAGCGCTCACCTACGATGACGTTTCACTCGTTCCTGCGCACAGCATCGTGCTGCCCAAAGACGTCAATACGTCTACGCGCCTAACGAAATCCCTCAAGCTCAATATCCCGATTGTGTCCGCTGCGATGGATACCGTCACCGACGCACGCTTGGCAATTGCCATGGCGCAACTCGGCGGCATCGGCATCTTGCACAAAAACATGTCTTGGGAAGAACAAGCCAAGGCCGTTGAGCGCGTCAAGAATTTTGAAGCGGGTGTCATTCGTGAACCCTTGACCGTGACACCTGAAACCACCATTGGTCAGGTCATCAATCTCACACGCGCGCGCAATATTTCAGGTGTGCCAGTCGTAGATGGCGATGGTCACTTGGTTGGCATTGTCACTGGCCGCGACATGCGCTTCGAAAAGAAGCTTGATGATCCGGTCTACAACATCATGACCCGCAAGGAAAAACTCGTGACCGTGCAAGAGGGCGCGAGTGACGAGGAAGTGCTCGACTTGCTGCACCGTCACCGCATTGAAAAAGTGCTGGTCGTCAACGACGAATTCGCATTACGCGGGCTGATTACGGTCAAAGATATTCAAAAGAAGCGCGACAACCCGTACGCCGCGTATGACAGCACCGGACAGTTGTTGGTCGGCGCCGCCGTTGGTGTGGGCGGCGATACCGAACAACGCATCGAAGCATTGGTCGATGCGGATGTCGACGTCATCATCGTCGATACCGCGCATGGTCATTCGCAAGGCGTTGTTGACCGCGTTGCATGGGCTAAGAAGCACTATCCGTCCTTACAAGTCATTGGTGGCAACATCGTCACCGGCGACGCTGCATTGGCTTTGATGGATGCTGGTGCTGATGCCGTTAAAGTCGGCGTGGGCCCGGGTTCGATCTGCACCACGCGCGTCGTCGCAGGTGTGGGCGTGCCGCAAATTACCGCGATTTCAATGGTGGCGGACGCACTGCAAGATCGTATTCCGTTGATTGCAGACGGCGGTATCCGTTATTCAGGTGATATCGGGAAAGCGCTCGTTGCAGGCGCCTCGACCATCATGATCGGCGGTCTGTTTGCCGGTACCGAAGAAAGCCCCGGCGAATCCGAACTGTTTCAAGGTCGCAGCTATAAGAGCTATCGCGGCATGGGCTCGCTCGGCGCGATGGAGAAGGGGTCGAAAGATCGCTACTTCCAAGATTCGTCTGACGCAGACAAATTGGTTCCCGAAGGCATCGAAGGTCGCGTGCCGTATCGCGGGCCGTTGTCAGCCGTAGTCCATCAACTGGTCGGCGGCTTGCGCGCCACGATGGGTTACGTAGGCTGTGCTTCGATTCAAGACATGCGCACCAAGCCGCAGTTCGTCAAAGTGACGGGTGCCGGGCAACGCGAGAGTCATGTGCACGATGTGCAGATCACCAAAGAGCCGCCGAACTATCGCGCTGGCTGA